One stretch of Thalassophryne amazonica chromosome 19, fThaAma1.1, whole genome shotgun sequence DNA includes these proteins:
- the LOC117532230 gene encoding sex comb on midleg-like protein 4 isoform X3 — MLLVSPHCSADYSAICLLQMSLPATTAQKSDGNSEMQSAAVAPSFIPSQSGKIPGRKRGRPPLRNVAKMDFPNRYPESLPPLKVPKKRGRKPGFKLKPRMVMTPLAISPPSSTPEPDMSSIPQDAATIPHSATPQVLTVCIYINKQANTGPNLDRKKIQQLPDHFGPDRPSVVLQQAVQGCIDSAFQQKTVFTLLTQGYGGEKISATFDGKQHLLSLPVVNSIDYVLRFLKKLCRSLHCENLFSDQPITQHSIGTYQSDAETSMADDYHLDQSDAKRYSVDPGDSAFSSISASYTPKSPYGFRTSHQFSNGSASVSICRQSSSTSPNAFPESNRTGGYNAAPESQESKGPHNKDPSTWSVDDVVWFIRDADPQALGPHADVFRKHEIDGNALLLLKSDMIMKYLGLKLGPALKLCYHIDKLKQTKF, encoded by the exons ATGCTGCTCGTCTCACCGCATTGCTCAGCTGACTACTCTGCAATCTGCCTG CTCCAAATGAGTTTACCTGCAACGACGGCACAGAAATCAGACGGTAACAGTGAAATGCAATCAGCTGCAGTCGCGCCCTCCTTCATTCCCAGCCAGTCGGGGAAGATACCAGGAAGGAAGAGAGGCAGACCCCCGCTCCGCAATGTCGCCAAAATGGATTTTCCTAACCGGTATCCCGAGTCGCTCCCTCCACTCAAAGTGCCAAAGAAGAGAGGGAGAAAGCCAGGCTTCAAG CTCAAGCCCAGGATGGTGATGACACCACTGGCGATTTCTCCTCCCAGCAGCACCCCTGAGCCTGACATGAGCTCCATTCCCCAGGATGCTGCTACCATTCCTCACTCCGCCACACCCCAGGTGCTCACAG TGTGTATCTACATCAACAAGCAGGCCAACACGGGTCCAAACCTGGACAGAAAGAAGATCCAGCAGCTCCCTGATCATTTTGGACCTGACAGGCCTTCTGTGGTGTTGCAGCAAGCTGTCCAAGGCTGCATTGACAGCGCCTTCCAGCAGAAAACAGTTTTCACTCTCCTCACACAAGGCTACGGAGGAGAAAAAATCTCAG CTACATTTGATGGTAAGCAGCACCTTCTGAGCCTCCCTGTGGTGAACAGCATCGACTATGTGCTACGATTTTTGAAGAAGCTCTGCCGCAGCCTGCActgtgaaaacctcttcagtgatcaGCCCATCACCCAGCACAGCATTGGCACCTACCAGTCAGATG CTGAAACATCCATGGCAGATGACTACCATCTGGACCAGTCTGACGCAAAGCGCTACTCTGTAGACCCGGGTGATTCTGCTTTCAGTTCCATAAGCGCCTCCTACACACCAAAGTCCCCCTACGGTTTCCGCACATCACATCAGTTCTCCAATGGCTCTGCCTCTGTGAGCATATGCAGGCAGTCATCATCCACCAGCCCGAACGCATTTCCAGAGAGCAACAGGACAG GGGGTTATAATGCGGCTCCAGAATCCCAGGAGTCTAAGGGTCCACACAATAAGGACCCATCCACCTGGTCTGTGGACGATGTTGTCTGGTTTATCAGGGACGCAGACCCTCAGGCCCTTGGCCCACATGCAGATGTCTTCAGAAAACAT GAGATCGATGGAAATGCATTGTTACTTCTTAAAAGTGACATGATCATGAAGTACCTCGGACTGAAGCTGGGCCCAGCCTTGAAGCTTTGCTACCACATCGACAAACTAAAGCAGACTAAGTTCTGA
- the LOC117532230 gene encoding sex comb on midleg-like protein 4 isoform X5, translating to MSLPATTAQKSDGNSEMQSAAVAPSFIPSQSGKIPGRKRGRPPLRNVAKMDFPNRYPESLPPLKVPKKRGRKPGFKLKPRMVMTPLAISPPSSTPEPDMSSIPQDAATIPHSATPQVLTVCIYINKQANTGPNLDRKKIQQLPDHFGPDRPSVVLQQAVQGCIDSAFQQKTVFTLLTQGYGGEKISATFDGKQHLLSLPVVNSIDYVLRFLKKLCRSLHCENLFSDQPITQHSIGTYQSDAETSMADDYHLDQSDAKRYSVDPGDSAFSSISASYTPKSPYGFRTSHQFSNGSASVSICRQSSSTSPNAFPESNRTGGYNAAPESQESKGPHNKDPSTWSVDDVVWFIRDADPQALGPHADVFRKHEIDGNALLLLKSDMIMKYLGLKLGPALKLCYHIDKLKQTKF from the exons ATGAGTTTACCTGCAACGACGGCACAGAAATCAGACGGTAACAGTGAAATGCAATCAGCTGCAGTCGCGCCCTCCTTCATTCCCAGCCAGTCGGGGAAGATACCAGGAAGGAAGAGAGGCAGACCCCCGCTCCGCAATGTCGCCAAAATGGATTTTCCTAACCGGTATCCCGAGTCGCTCCCTCCACTCAAAGTGCCAAAGAAGAGAGGGAGAAAGCCAGGCTTCAAG CTCAAGCCCAGGATGGTGATGACACCACTGGCGATTTCTCCTCCCAGCAGCACCCCTGAGCCTGACATGAGCTCCATTCCCCAGGATGCTGCTACCATTCCTCACTCCGCCACACCCCAGGTGCTCACAG TGTGTATCTACATCAACAAGCAGGCCAACACGGGTCCAAACCTGGACAGAAAGAAGATCCAGCAGCTCCCTGATCATTTTGGACCTGACAGGCCTTCTGTGGTGTTGCAGCAAGCTGTCCAAGGCTGCATTGACAGCGCCTTCCAGCAGAAAACAGTTTTCACTCTCCTCACACAAGGCTACGGAGGAGAAAAAATCTCAG CTACATTTGATGGTAAGCAGCACCTTCTGAGCCTCCCTGTGGTGAACAGCATCGACTATGTGCTACGATTTTTGAAGAAGCTCTGCCGCAGCCTGCActgtgaaaacctcttcagtgatcaGCCCATCACCCAGCACAGCATTGGCACCTACCAGTCAGATG CTGAAACATCCATGGCAGATGACTACCATCTGGACCAGTCTGACGCAAAGCGCTACTCTGTAGACCCGGGTGATTCTGCTTTCAGTTCCATAAGCGCCTCCTACACACCAAAGTCCCCCTACGGTTTCCGCACATCACATCAGTTCTCCAATGGCTCTGCCTCTGTGAGCATATGCAGGCAGTCATCATCCACCAGCCCGAACGCATTTCCAGAGAGCAACAGGACAG GGGGTTATAATGCGGCTCCAGAATCCCAGGAGTCTAAGGGTCCACACAATAAGGACCCATCCACCTGGTCTGTGGACGATGTTGTCTGGTTTATCAGGGACGCAGACCCTCAGGCCCTTGGCCCACATGCAGATGTCTTCAGAAAACAT GAGATCGATGGAAATGCATTGTTACTTCTTAAAAGTGACATGATCATGAAGTACCTCGGACTGAAGCTGGGCCCAGCCTTGAAGCTTTGCTACCACATCGACAAACTAAAGCAGACTAAGTTCTGA
- the LOC117532230 gene encoding sex comb on midleg-like protein 4 isoform X4, which produces MLQMSLPATTAQKSDGNSEMQSAAVAPSFIPSQSGKIPGRKRGRPPLRNVAKMDFPNRYPESLPPLKVPKKRGRKPGFKLKPRMVMTPLAISPPSSTPEPDMSSIPQDAATIPHSATPQVLTVCIYINKQANTGPNLDRKKIQQLPDHFGPDRPSVVLQQAVQGCIDSAFQQKTVFTLLTQGYGGEKISATFDGKQHLLSLPVVNSIDYVLRFLKKLCRSLHCENLFSDQPITQHSIGTYQSDAETSMADDYHLDQSDAKRYSVDPGDSAFSSISASYTPKSPYGFRTSHQFSNGSASVSICRQSSSTSPNAFPESNRTGGYNAAPESQESKGPHNKDPSTWSVDDVVWFIRDADPQALGPHADVFRKHEIDGNALLLLKSDMIMKYLGLKLGPALKLCYHIDKLKQTKF; this is translated from the exons ATG CTCCAAATGAGTTTACCTGCAACGACGGCACAGAAATCAGACGGTAACAGTGAAATGCAATCAGCTGCAGTCGCGCCCTCCTTCATTCCCAGCCAGTCGGGGAAGATACCAGGAAGGAAGAGAGGCAGACCCCCGCTCCGCAATGTCGCCAAAATGGATTTTCCTAACCGGTATCCCGAGTCGCTCCCTCCACTCAAAGTGCCAAAGAAGAGAGGGAGAAAGCCAGGCTTCAAG CTCAAGCCCAGGATGGTGATGACACCACTGGCGATTTCTCCTCCCAGCAGCACCCCTGAGCCTGACATGAGCTCCATTCCCCAGGATGCTGCTACCATTCCTCACTCCGCCACACCCCAGGTGCTCACAG TGTGTATCTACATCAACAAGCAGGCCAACACGGGTCCAAACCTGGACAGAAAGAAGATCCAGCAGCTCCCTGATCATTTTGGACCTGACAGGCCTTCTGTGGTGTTGCAGCAAGCTGTCCAAGGCTGCATTGACAGCGCCTTCCAGCAGAAAACAGTTTTCACTCTCCTCACACAAGGCTACGGAGGAGAAAAAATCTCAG CTACATTTGATGGTAAGCAGCACCTTCTGAGCCTCCCTGTGGTGAACAGCATCGACTATGTGCTACGATTTTTGAAGAAGCTCTGCCGCAGCCTGCActgtgaaaacctcttcagtgatcaGCCCATCACCCAGCACAGCATTGGCACCTACCAGTCAGATG CTGAAACATCCATGGCAGATGACTACCATCTGGACCAGTCTGACGCAAAGCGCTACTCTGTAGACCCGGGTGATTCTGCTTTCAGTTCCATAAGCGCCTCCTACACACCAAAGTCCCCCTACGGTTTCCGCACATCACATCAGTTCTCCAATGGCTCTGCCTCTGTGAGCATATGCAGGCAGTCATCATCCACCAGCCCGAACGCATTTCCAGAGAGCAACAGGACAG GGGGTTATAATGCGGCTCCAGAATCCCAGGAGTCTAAGGGTCCACACAATAAGGACCCATCCACCTGGTCTGTGGACGATGTTGTCTGGTTTATCAGGGACGCAGACCCTCAGGCCCTTGGCCCACATGCAGATGTCTTCAGAAAACAT GAGATCGATGGAAATGCATTGTTACTTCTTAAAAGTGACATGATCATGAAGTACCTCGGACTGAAGCTGGGCCCAGCCTTGAAGCTTTGCTACCACATCGACAAACTAAAGCAGACTAAGTTCTGA
- the LOC117532230 gene encoding sex comb on midleg-like protein 4 isoform X1: MRCLQPVCRAAAAAAAVQLTAGRTKSTEEPDTTRARWLSLHCEGVDLQMSLPATTAQKSDGNSEMQSAAVAPSFIPSQSGKIPGRKRGRPPLRNVAKMDFPNRYPESLPPLKVPKKRGRKPGFKLKPRMVMTPLAISPPSSTPEPDMSSIPQDAATIPHSATPQVLTVCIYINKQANTGPNLDRKKIQQLPDHFGPDRPSVVLQQAVQGCIDSAFQQKTVFTLLTQGYGGEKISATFDGKQHLLSLPVVNSIDYVLRFLKKLCRSLHCENLFSDQPITQHSIGTYQSDAETSMADDYHLDQSDAKRYSVDPGDSAFSSISASYTPKSPYGFRTSHQFSNGSASVSICRQSSSTSPNAFPESNRTGGYNAAPESQESKGPHNKDPSTWSVDDVVWFIRDADPQALGPHADVFRKHEIDGNALLLLKSDMIMKYLGLKLGPALKLCYHIDKLKQTKF; the protein is encoded by the exons ATGAGATGTCTGCAGCCTGTGTGCCGAGCAGCGGCGGCGGCAGCAGCAGTACAGTTAACAGCAGGGAGGACGAAAAGCACAGAAGAACCAGATACAACAAGGGCAAGATGGCTTTcactgcattgtgagggagttgaT CTCCAAATGAGTTTACCTGCAACGACGGCACAGAAATCAGACGGTAACAGTGAAATGCAATCAGCTGCAGTCGCGCCCTCCTTCATTCCCAGCCAGTCGGGGAAGATACCAGGAAGGAAGAGAGGCAGACCCCCGCTCCGCAATGTCGCCAAAATGGATTTTCCTAACCGGTATCCCGAGTCGCTCCCTCCACTCAAAGTGCCAAAGAAGAGAGGGAGAAAGCCAGGCTTCAAG CTCAAGCCCAGGATGGTGATGACACCACTGGCGATTTCTCCTCCCAGCAGCACCCCTGAGCCTGACATGAGCTCCATTCCCCAGGATGCTGCTACCATTCCTCACTCCGCCACACCCCAGGTGCTCACAG TGTGTATCTACATCAACAAGCAGGCCAACACGGGTCCAAACCTGGACAGAAAGAAGATCCAGCAGCTCCCTGATCATTTTGGACCTGACAGGCCTTCTGTGGTGTTGCAGCAAGCTGTCCAAGGCTGCATTGACAGCGCCTTCCAGCAGAAAACAGTTTTCACTCTCCTCACACAAGGCTACGGAGGAGAAAAAATCTCAG CTACATTTGATGGTAAGCAGCACCTTCTGAGCCTCCCTGTGGTGAACAGCATCGACTATGTGCTACGATTTTTGAAGAAGCTCTGCCGCAGCCTGCActgtgaaaacctcttcagtgatcaGCCCATCACCCAGCACAGCATTGGCACCTACCAGTCAGATG CTGAAACATCCATGGCAGATGACTACCATCTGGACCAGTCTGACGCAAAGCGCTACTCTGTAGACCCGGGTGATTCTGCTTTCAGTTCCATAAGCGCCTCCTACACACCAAAGTCCCCCTACGGTTTCCGCACATCACATCAGTTCTCCAATGGCTCTGCCTCTGTGAGCATATGCAGGCAGTCATCATCCACCAGCCCGAACGCATTTCCAGAGAGCAACAGGACAG GGGGTTATAATGCGGCTCCAGAATCCCAGGAGTCTAAGGGTCCACACAATAAGGACCCATCCACCTGGTCTGTGGACGATGTTGTCTGGTTTATCAGGGACGCAGACCCTCAGGCCCTTGGCCCACATGCAGATGTCTTCAGAAAACAT GAGATCGATGGAAATGCATTGTTACTTCTTAAAAGTGACATGATCATGAAGTACCTCGGACTGAAGCTGGGCCCAGCCTTGAAGCTTTGCTACCACATCGACAAACTAAAGCAGACTAAGTTCTGA
- the LOC117532230 gene encoding sex comb on midleg-like protein 4 isoform X2, whose amino-acid sequence MRCLQPVCRAAAAAAAVQLTAGRTKSTEEPDTTRARWLSLHCEGVDLQMSLPATTAQKSDGNSEMQSAAVAPSFIPSQSGKIPGRKRGRPPLRNVAKMDFPNRYPESLPPLKVPKKRGRKPGFKLKPRMVMTPLAISPPSSTPEPDMSSIPQDAATIPHSATPQVLTVCIYINKQANTGPNLDRKKIQQLPDHFGPDRPSVVLQQAVQGCIDSAFQQKTVFTLLTQGYGGEKISATFDGKQHLLSLPVVNSIDYVLRFLKKLCRSLHCENLFSDQPITQHSIGTYQSDAETSMADDYHLDQSDAKRYSVDPGDSAFSSISASYTPKSPYGFRTSHQFSNGSASVSICRQSSSTSPNAFPESNRTGYNAAPESQESKGPHNKDPSTWSVDDVVWFIRDADPQALGPHADVFRKHEIDGNALLLLKSDMIMKYLGLKLGPALKLCYHIDKLKQTKF is encoded by the exons ATGAGATGTCTGCAGCCTGTGTGCCGAGCAGCGGCGGCGGCAGCAGCAGTACAGTTAACAGCAGGGAGGACGAAAAGCACAGAAGAACCAGATACAACAAGGGCAAGATGGCTTTcactgcattgtgagggagttgaT CTCCAAATGAGTTTACCTGCAACGACGGCACAGAAATCAGACGGTAACAGTGAAATGCAATCAGCTGCAGTCGCGCCCTCCTTCATTCCCAGCCAGTCGGGGAAGATACCAGGAAGGAAGAGAGGCAGACCCCCGCTCCGCAATGTCGCCAAAATGGATTTTCCTAACCGGTATCCCGAGTCGCTCCCTCCACTCAAAGTGCCAAAGAAGAGAGGGAGAAAGCCAGGCTTCAAG CTCAAGCCCAGGATGGTGATGACACCACTGGCGATTTCTCCTCCCAGCAGCACCCCTGAGCCTGACATGAGCTCCATTCCCCAGGATGCTGCTACCATTCCTCACTCCGCCACACCCCAGGTGCTCACAG TGTGTATCTACATCAACAAGCAGGCCAACACGGGTCCAAACCTGGACAGAAAGAAGATCCAGCAGCTCCCTGATCATTTTGGACCTGACAGGCCTTCTGTGGTGTTGCAGCAAGCTGTCCAAGGCTGCATTGACAGCGCCTTCCAGCAGAAAACAGTTTTCACTCTCCTCACACAAGGCTACGGAGGAGAAAAAATCTCAG CTACATTTGATGGTAAGCAGCACCTTCTGAGCCTCCCTGTGGTGAACAGCATCGACTATGTGCTACGATTTTTGAAGAAGCTCTGCCGCAGCCTGCActgtgaaaacctcttcagtgatcaGCCCATCACCCAGCACAGCATTGGCACCTACCAGTCAGATG CTGAAACATCCATGGCAGATGACTACCATCTGGACCAGTCTGACGCAAAGCGCTACTCTGTAGACCCGGGTGATTCTGCTTTCAGTTCCATAAGCGCCTCCTACACACCAAAGTCCCCCTACGGTTTCCGCACATCACATCAGTTCTCCAATGGCTCTGCCTCTGTGAGCATATGCAGGCAGTCATCATCCACCAGCCCGAACGCATTTCCAGAGAGCAACAGGACAG GTTATAATGCGGCTCCAGAATCCCAGGAGTCTAAGGGTCCACACAATAAGGACCCATCCACCTGGTCTGTGGACGATGTTGTCTGGTTTATCAGGGACGCAGACCCTCAGGCCCTTGGCCCACATGCAGATGTCTTCAGAAAACAT GAGATCGATGGAAATGCATTGTTACTTCTTAAAAGTGACATGATCATGAAGTACCTCGGACTGAAGCTGGGCCCAGCCTTGAAGCTTTGCTACCACATCGACAAACTAAAGCAGACTAAGTTCTGA